The nucleotide window CTTTGCactcaaaagagaaatgaaaattgaacAGTCATATTCCTGTTATAAAATGTCTCACGTGATAGGTTCCTGAATGGCCAAATGTAGTGATCCGAAAATTAGCGGAATCAGGAGACATCGAGAACTGAACACAATCGCTGGTCGAATCGAGCTCGCAGAATACCTCTTTAGTTATAGGATTATATAGGAACTAAAAATTTGTATGTACAATATGACAGGATacctttaagacattctgaaCTCATTATAATACGGCCAATCACATTAGAAGTACCAAAATCGTAATCCAAAACTGGGTCGAAATGAACTGTGCGTATCTTACAGTCAGTAATGACACCAGATTCTTCAAGCCTATAAAAATGAACTAGATTAATGTGAATGCAATAAAATTGGTTTTAAGGGCTATGAACATACAAAATTGAGACCGGAGTTCCATGACCATTATAATAGAGCTTTAAGGCTGGTGAGGTGCCGCTTTGGAGGCCACTGGAACCAAAAACGTTCAAACATTCCAGTAGCACAGTTAGGTTTAGTTGAAATTtgatctcttcttcttttacaaCATAACTCTAATACTAAAAGTCAGAACAATCTTacagaaaacaatttatttttcaacttaCTTGGAAAATTCCAGGCTCGATGAAGGCATTCAGTTGCACACTTTTCATATCTTCAACTGTTACTTTCAATCCATCTTTGGTGCAGCAAAATACAGAATTCTAGATGATTGGGAAAAAAATTCCTAGGATTACGTGAATTAAACAAGTATTTTCCTAACAGACATGGCATTAATACTGATGAATTAATACCTCTTTAAAATTGATGGCTTTGAGTATATGAGAAATGATCTTAGCATTATCCATACGGATCATCAAGACATGATTTTGCTCTACAGATATATTTTGGGATGAGAAGTGTGGCATGATGAATCTGTCAAATTGCTGAATTTCAAAGTGACTTGTCTTTGGCAGCTGTAAAAATTCACCAAAGTCACTAGCTGGTGAGCTTCCAGCAAGTGCTTTGTTATGAACAGCTTGTGCAATAAGGAGATAAGCTTTGCGCCCGAGATCGATGCAAATCTGAAGGAATTGTAAAAGAATGGCACAACAatctgaatgaaaattatCAAAATGTTACAAATTTTAAAACCGAAAAACGTTTCCTGTCAAATATTTTCCTAGAAATATATACACAAGTTCCAGAATTGctttgttttctcttgttaGGCTAAATATTCTAGTACATGAATGAAAACAGAAATTGAAGTTTAAACCTTGAAAAACCCGATGCCGGTTTGTGAGATTTCGAACCAAAATTTgttgtttattattaaacaGAAACATTGCGGCGTTGTACAACGCAAAGTTAGAGAACTTTGAAGATCGGAAATTCAGAAGTATGTCCTACGCTTGGTCTTGGGAAGCGACACAAGCGCTCCCCCTAGCAAGTTTATCCAATAATTCTGTTCATGTATTAAACACACCAGAAACTGAACTAAACTCACAAAAAATCAAGCAGTTAAACAGTGAAATTTGGGATGTATAAGACAACTAATAATGTAGCTAAAAGGAATTTTATGGTGATCGAGGAACTTGCAAGAGGAGTGCAAAAACTGAACACTAGTATCGTTGTTGTGGCGACCGACGCATGTACCAAGTTCGGTACCGCCTTAGTTGGCGGTGTCGAAGGGGGAGCAGTTCTCTTTCACGTGCGTCGAGCAACGTGATAACAGAtacagacaaaaaaaacagccaaaacGTCTTTTCAGTGCCTAGACTTTAACTGTGAAGTGAAGTGTAATTCTTTCGCAGTCAAGTATGTGTGCAATCGAGATTCGATTGTTTGATTTACCGGCATTTATAAGTATAATATCCCAGTAACTCGGCACGTAGGCTAGAGCAAGCAGCAGTAGCTTCGGCGCCCCAAGAAACCTAAAAGCAAAAATCGGTGACGCCCATTTTTGGTGACGTCATCGCTGGGACACGTGTAGCCTGGTGCCTCGCTTGAAGTGCGTAGTATTGCTCGATAATATTATCTTGTGCTGTAGTGTTAGTTTCGAAACGTCACTTTATGGACCAACACGGCTTTTTCTTAGTAAATTTTGTTTCAGAGATAAATAACTTTCGTACTTGATTGATACGTAAATCAGGCAAACAAAGAAGCATTTTCCTCTTTACttaaaagttttcttttgataGACTATAGAGAACTCTCTCAAGGCCGCCAGCCCCGGGCCAAAATGAAACGAGTACTGAAATCCAAAAGCGAATGACCCTGTGTCTATGTGCGTGCGTCTGtgtgaattttatttttttcatttgacttTGATGCAATGTGGATCCTGGATGTTATCGTTTGAATGTTGTTCCATTCCAGGTTAAAACTGATTCGTTCTTCTTGGCCCATAGGTCTAAAACCCCTCAGCTGGTGGTTGTCCGACAATGAGTTTGGAGATTCTCCTGGAAGCTGCTCTGTTTGTGGAACGACAAACACAAGGTAATTGTTTTAGGTCAAGTTAATACTTTCTGTTTCTCTTAGAAACAAGCACAAGCCTAAAACTTGATAGCCGCAGTTGATTGCAGAAGTGCAATATCATACTTCTTAGAAGCTTTGTCTTGTCTTGGCTTGTTAAGCTTGCTGAGAAGGCTATGTGGAACCAAGATCATGGCAATTCATATTATGTTTCATGTTGCAGAGTTGAAAAGATGAGCTCATCAACCTTTCAGTTTTTGGCCCCCGAATCTTTAATTACCTCCGCCAGGTGCCTCTAGTCGACCGTGTCGagcctttatttatttattttctctccTTTCTCTTTCCAACGTCACACTACGGTCATCGAGAATGTCGACATCGATTGTTGACCTCGATCTCGACGATGGTAGGTCCTGCGCATTGGCATTTGACGTTGGCAACAGTCCATTCAAATCAGCTCCTCCTCCTTCGTGTTTCAAGGCAAAAACTAAGTAAAGAACCAAGCCGGGAAGGGAGCGACGTAGGAGTGATCTATTTGCGCAACTGCGAATCTCAGAGAATGGCTGTGTGCGTGCGCGGCTAACACACGCCCGAATGGATCCgaaaaaaagagacgaaaaGCACCGCCCAATTCGGTTTCCCAACCCGCACGTGCTGAACAGTGTGGACAGGCAAGCCCCGATCATACTGGGAagggtggtggtggtggtggcggcTGCCGCCGCCGCGTGCATTGTAGAGCGGATGGGGGAGGTCAAGAGCTAGATAGAGAAGAGAGTCCGGGAGTGAAAACAAAGTCGTCGCACGCAGCCAACGACATGGCCTATTATATAAGAGAAGGGAGATGGGAGGGAAGAGCGTGCGGTAACTGGGTGGAAGTGATGGCGGTAGGTGGTGGAAGGAGGAGGTCGAACTCACGCTGTAGTGTGGCCGCAACGGATACTGGCTCACCAGTCTACGATCGAAGGTCGGCTGGTGCAGAGACAACGTTTATTATttgtgtctctctctctctgtttgtGTGTAGTTTGCGCGCGCATCGTGTGGTACGACGTCATTACGATGTGGACTTTTTGAGATACTACGCGTTGACTGTTGAATGCGACAAAATTCAACCGTTTCCAACATCGTGTTTTCGTCATTATTTGAAACGAAATTTGGCTTCGAGTTAACTAGCGGATGGTTAATGAATCGACTTGTCTCAAGTTACAATCGATGGTCATGGGGGTGTTTGCTACGGATGACTTGGTGGGTCGTAGCAGCACCATGACATCAGCAcccaaaaagaaatggatccaACATTACATGCAAGGTACCACACAACGCACAAGGTCCGTTTTTCTTCCGACGGAATGATGCAACCGGTCGAAgggcattttgtttttttcttgcctcGGATCTTCGTCTTGGGCAATGGGCCAGGGAAGGGGGCGCAATTTTTGTGTGCGGAGTCCATTGATCTGAACACGTGAACATCTCACGTGCCATTCCATCACAGTCCTCTTGGATGAGGCAAATCGACGGGAGGTTAGGGCGGGGGCCctacttgtttttcttttttttttttctgccttcTCCTATTCCTTTCCTTCTTCGACTCATTCCCTCCGTGCCCAGTCTCGTTCTCTCCTGGCTGATCAATCTACGCTCTGATGTCTCTGCCCTCGTCAAGGCCAGGCTGAGCTCAGGGACGTTTATTGCTTTCCAAGAAGCGTTTCTTGGCTTATCCGGCCCTGGTAGGTGACCGATAAGGACGGAAGGGAAttctgttttgtgttttgttttttttttgttttctttttttggcggTTGTTCAAGCCAGTCATGCTGCTAcgttttttaaacgtttttgtTCTTATTTTGTCCttgttgcaattttttttaggcGAAGAGCCCAATGGACAGCCGGACCAGACTCTCATCGGTGAAGATGTCGGTACCAAATTGGTTTACAGTTCAAGCGGATCCGCTCTTCGCATAGATCAAACTACGTCATCTGTTATCAACAATGGGGGTTACTCGTTGGACCATCCTCACGTCACCAGCGTTATTCAGCGATCGGGGCCTTCGACTCCGTCTTCTTCCTCGTACGCTGTTAACGGATCGCGTCACGTTGCTGCGGCGTTTTATTCGTACCATCAAACGAGAAGCCGATCGCCCAGCCCAGCTCGCGGTGGTGGTGCCCACTGCAATGGATCCGTGAACGTCACCAATGGACAACGGACAGCCAGCGCAGCCGCCTCGCCGTTACATTCCCATTCCGTTTCCAATGGCAGTTCGGCGGCTTCGTCACAACGGTCGTACCAGTCGTCTCCTAAGATGCAGGACGCGGAGCCCTTCCCGCAACAACCGAGCGGCTATCTCAACAGCGTGGCCTCTTCGTCGAACCATcattcctcctcttcttcgtcCAACTCTTCGTCCACGCATCCGTCTTTTCCCAGGGTAGACGACCTAGCCTCTAGGAGTCATCGACTAGAAGAGGCGTTGCTGCGGGCAAGCCGTAAAAGTCCGCCCATGCCACCGCAGACATCTCTTCCCGTCGCCACGGCCGTCGCTGCGTCGTCCTCTTCGTCGTCGTCATCCTCGTCGGCCGCAGCGGCCCATTTTAATGCGGCAAACAGCGGCAGGACTTCAGCTGATGAGCTTCTCGAGCTGAAGAAACGCAGCGGGTAATGACGTTGGCCATCTAATTTGTTATTCTAGTTTcttgatttttctattggtagatttaaaaaaaaaaaaaagataaagataaagaaaaaaaaaagagtgtcCCCATTTTGGTAGGGTAGAaagaagttggaaaaaaaaaaaaaacgagacggtGAAAGTTAACTGGAAACAATGTTGATTGAACACAGGGCGGGGACGCGTGAAGTTCACAACAAGTTGGAGAAAAATCGGCGCGCTCACTTGCGCGAATGTTTCGAATTTCTACGGAAACAGCTGCCGGCCATCGACGACAAGAAGCTGTCAAATCTGGGCATCCTCAAAAGCGCCCTGCGCCATATCCAGGTAAAAATGCGGGCGTTCATCTCAACACAGCTGCTAACCAGTATGTTCAATGTCACACTCCTCACAAGGAGATGTTTGTTTGCTTGTGTAGGCGAATGGTCTTGTCGGCGGTGTGATGAACAGAACGAGCTACGCtgtcctttcttttttttctgttttaaagGGACCCTTTGGGCTAAACACGCGCAAACCGAGTGTGCACATTATCAGGGGTTATGGAGCCAAGTTAGGCAAGGCTTGCAAGGTCTACGATATCAAGTTATTTACCGCGCCTCTGATAGAAAACGAGCTTGTATGGGTTTTCCTCCGTTGCtttgttgaaaaatacttAGGTGTCGATCGATGTTttaagagggggaaaaaaaatcttgtttttgaaggttttatttttttttatttatgcaaTGACCTCGATAGGTTCGAAAAATTGTTATTGTGCATGGCTTCCGTTTCTGTAGGCGCAATTCAGTTGACATCGTATGTGCGATGGATCGTCGTGTGTCGATTGGCTTTATCCGGCGGTGCGCAGGCGGGGCACCGGAGAAAGCTGGGGGTGTTGCACCTGGCGACAGTTTCCATGCGAACAGTTTTCGTATTTAGCAgaataaagagaaaaaggaagaaaaaaaacaagtttaaatGGATTTTCCCAGATGTTGATTCGCGGCAATCAGCAAAAAGAGTCTTAAGTCGTGTGTATGGGGGCGTCGATGCTTGTCCTTGATCGCTGGGGCTATGAATAGTCAGCAGCGCGCGCGCTTGCTCACCTATGTGCATCTCGATGGATAAAAGGATTGGAGTGGTGGCGGGAGGGGTGGGAGTTGGGAGGGATATCGGTCGGTGGTGTTGCTGCTGTTCGTACGTGACGTCTAGCAACGAGAAGCAATAGGGGAACCTATACACGCTGCCGTGcgtgtgtacgtgtgtgtgtgtcttggtAGCACCCAAAATAATTTCTTGCAGCATTCTGCAATGGCTTGACAACAGAGACAAAGAAGCTGCGTGTGAGGCTGTTTGGGGAAACTGAGTAGCACGCAGCTCAAAACGGCGTGATACAACGGGTGACCGCCTCCCTACCCAACACAATTTCACAAGTTTTGGgggtattttatttattgcttATTTTTGGACGTCAGCGTTCTTCGTCACTTTTGAAATCTGTAGGGCCATGAGGCAATCGGCTATCgcgttgttttgtttgtttgttttgaaatttttagattgcatttcttgttgttgttgatttttgtgTCGTCTTTTGAATAGCTCTGTAGTTGGgaacataaaaagaaagagaagcaAAGAGAAAGCTAGGTGGGATCGCTGGTATATTGCCCGACTTGGTAGTTGCCAGGGCGACGTTGCCGTTCTTTTTCTATAGACTTTCAGTGGGGGGGCAGCAACTGGACGAATATAGCGCGGTGTCGAAGCCTATCGATCCGAGTTTTCCATCTCCTTAACGCTAAAGCGGGACTGTAAAACTagtgaaaaccaaagaaaaggGCAGGGAAATATTTCGTTTGAAGCCCCTCCAGTTTTTGGCCAAACTTTCGTCGCATTAAttcgaattgttttgtttgtatatatatgccggcagttttttttttttttcctttttaacgGTTCGAGGGGCGGAGTTTAGATTTCTCTCTGCTTTCGTATGCGATTTTCGTTGTGTtccctttcattttttgttatttatttttattatttttgagaTTGGATCGATTATCTGACCTTGCCTTATCATCCTGAATTCTATTCTCCCTTGATAGCGATTATAGTCTGGAGAGAAAGTGGCGGTTCGTCGACTTGTTTGTCCCTCCATTTTCAGATGCGTGCAGTACGTAAGGACCTTGGAACTAGTTTACTGTTGGACTACATTTTCAATATGGGTCCGCCTTTCTCTTGGCTGTCCAAAACGAACCGGTCTTTTCATACTGCCCTTTGCCTTACTTCTCCATTTAAGCTTTACTTTCAACGTAGGGGTCGGTCGGTTTATTTAGTGCGACCCACTTTGTCAAGCAACTCGTTCTGACTCCGCACTCATTCCGGTTTCAtttgaaacgaaaaatggGCAGTGGAGAgtgagagaaaaagaaaatccaaatTGCCTGGAAATCGTCACAGGCGGAAGCTTAATCTAGGGATGACATGAACTAAATATAAATTATGACGACCGTGGTGTTCACGTGATGTTCACTCGCCCAACAAATCGATTCATAACTCGATCCAAGAATTTTGTATCCATGTTCTCAGTGAACTTtgctcatttttctttttttttttgtttttttcttaatgaCCAGTCACACATTTCACGTCCTAATGACTTCGCCATTCCGGTTTAACGTTAAGGGAACGCAAAACTTTTTTCTCGATCGGGTTTCCAGCGCATCGGGTGGACATGTCTTAGTCAATAGTCTTTTATTGCATGCACACACACATGATCCGCCTCCATAATTGTTCTACAGGCAAAGGGTCTTTTTCGAGCCAACCAAACTAGTCGTCCGCCATTGATTGAGTTCTAGGTAAAAAGCCGTTGCTATGACGTATCTTTTCGCAACCCGTAAAGAAAGTGAGAAACTTGGGCTGGGTCGGTTAGTTGTGAGGCCGTTTTGGCGCTGTGCCACGTACACTGCCTTGCTTTCGTGCTTACTGTACATCCTTATATATCCAAATGCATGAGAATGACTTTTCAAGATGTTTGCCcttaacacaaaaaaacaaacggttTCTATTTCGTCTAGACTCTGAAGAGGAAAGAACGCGAATATGAGCACACGATGGAAAGGCTGGCTCGCGAGAAAATCGCCGCTCAGCAACGATTGGCTGCCCTCCGCAAGGAAGTTCCCAGCATTCCGGGCTATAGCAACGATGCCGGTTCGTTGGATTTGACAAGCGTCGTTCCCGTCGTCTTGCACAGCCAGCAGGTGCAAATGATCCAGCAGAGTGAACGCGATTCGCCGTTGACGTTTGCCAACGTCCAGGCTCACACGATTCGAGAAGAAAATCATTATCGCTTGTCTGGTGGCGCCAGCAGTAGCAACCGGACGCGCGATGGCGATCAGCAGAGCAATTCCGGAACGTCTACTGCCTCTGAGGGCGCTGACGCTAGTGATGGTGAAGAGCCAACAGCGGACGCTCAACGACGTGTTGTTGTCCGAACTCCTACAACAGAACAATTATTAACGGCCGCCAGTCAGGTAACGGCCAACGGGAGACAATTGCCCGCCTCTCCCGTTCCGGGTTCGCTGAAACGTCCTCACGTCGTTTTAACCAACGGCGTCGGTGCGGAAGAGATTGGACCCAGCGAGGCCGACCATTCCCGGCCCCACATTAGGTATGTCCGGGCTTCCACGACGGCACCTTCGTTGGCGTACGCAACGACGACGACAATGTCTCATCCGGCCGCCACTTATGTCACTGTGGTGCCGACGACAGCCGGTGGCGTCCTGGAACTGACCGGAGTGCCGATTGAAACGAGAGAAGGTGCCGCGACGATAGCCGGTGGAGGAACGGCCCTGTATCAGGTCCGTCATCCATCGGCCATCGCCTTCGCCACCTCCGCTAGTGGACATCATGTTCAGCTGGCCACCCCACAAGTCCTGGCTGCCCATCACGGCGTCCAGCTGCTCACTCACGGCCCATCGCTCAAACTGCTGACGGCCGGGCCTACAACCGGTTCAGTACGGGTTATATCGGCCAGTGACGTCTCTACCTCATTGCAGCCTTTGATGGCTGTTCACACTTCTTCCTCCGTTACGGGTCAAAATTCAACATCATTTAATATCTGCAAATGTTTGATTGACTTATTGTGCCTCTTGTGTCCCAATTGTAGGTAGCAAAAATAGCGAAGAAATCGCTGCGTCCTTACTAAACGGAACTGCGGTGACGTCGACATCAGGAACTGTCTTTTGTACTCCGTCTGGCGTAGTGATACCGAGTTTGGTAGCCTTGCCTCCCACGGAAGCGTCAGCAAGCAGCAATAGTAATAGCAGCAgcagtagtagtagtagtttGCCGACGAATTATGAGCTGCCACGTGTGACCGCTTCCATATCGACTCATTTGAAAAATTCGTCCACTATTCCTAATAGTTCTGCAGGTACATTTTCTAACGAGCTCTAATTGACTGCTTAACATTGACCTTTGGCTTTCTCGTTTTGCCTCCTGTCACAGTATTGAGTATACCCAACGGATTGCTGAAAGCGACAGTTAGTCGCTCGTTGCAACCGGTGACGACCGCAGGTActtgtttgaaatttttgaaaaaaaattatattataCAAGTATATGAATAAATAAGAGGTTATCTAAGTCTGATTTGATcatggattttttgtttgtaggTGTGACTCATGTCATGACGCCGATAGCCGTCACGCGGTCTCTACCTCTGGTCACCAACATGGCCGTTGTTGGTCAATCAACTAAACATGTTGCCCATATTTTGACCAATTCGTCCCTGGACAAGGtgattatttgtttgtttttttaactacGTTTTCGCTTAATGTATTAAtctattttgtttaatttcatttattaaaacaaaaacaaaaaaatgatacgtttaaaaaacgaaacaataCCAAAGATGGGACTGCTGAAATCCGGATCGATACCCATTATTGGTGGACAGTATTTGACTCCGGCGACTGGCAGGCATCTTATAAAGCCCGTAGTGGTCGTGGCCGCTCCACCATCAACGTCGCCGACGACAACACAAGTTGTAGCGCCGCGTGACGGATCGACCACGGCCACCGCTCGTCCATCCACTCCTCAGACAAAGTACCCTCCGACGTAGGAATCGATCCCCTTTGTTCCCCCtccctttatttttcatcatttttcgcCTTTTTGTTCGTCTTGAGACGGGCGCGTGGAGGAGCACACCAACTCGAGTACAAGCCATAGATTTAATTAACATACAAATTATCAATAAACTACACAAAAtcatttcactttttcttGTTCCCTTAGCCAATCATCAGCGAATGACTTTCCTCTTTTGATTGTGGTcatttaacacacacacacacacagtgtcTAACCCGCTGGGAGATTGAATCGTTTATCATtcttgtcctctttttttttttttttcttttgtttttttgttttgatttttttttttgttttgttaaaaattcaatgtgactgtgtgtgtttttgtttgttttgtttgagaGATTTGTGCAGATTGTATCTCTCCTCTAGGACGaacatctttattttttatttttttctctttttaataGCATGTTGTACTttgttaaatttatttattattttttttttcttgacccCTATTGAGTTTCTTATTTTCTCTGGCTAAAAGTTAACCCTGTGTGTGTTTGGCgcagagaataaaaaaaaaaaaaaaaaaaaaaacagaaaagggaaacgtaagaaacaaaaacaaaaaaataaaataaaagcaaacaAAGATCCTCCCTTAAACGCAAATTCAGTTAGAAACTAATTGTGGTGCTCGACAAATCTCTGCCGAATTGGTCGCACgttaaattgattttcataGGATATAATTTGACATTGGTGATCGACTCGAGACGATATCAAGAGCGATCGAAGATGGCGATCTTTCGACTATTTGATTAGACACAATTTATACATACAACTGTTGTACGACTGGGaatcaatttttgttgttgtcaatGAACATGTACATAGTGGACTAAAGAAaatcttgttttcttcttctcttttctcacgtttgttttcctttaattCTAAAATCCTCAATGTTTCATCTGGCGTTTTTGCGGATTGTATTTTACAGGCATTGCAGCCTCTTCTTTTCCCTCCCAATTAGTGCAGATTCTCCCTACCCtctccaaaatatttccagctccttcgtttgtttttttttcactgatCGTGTTTTGTTCTCTATTGTGGTTGAGTGTATTATGTTTATTATTAGACATGTAAATACAATCAGTAATGTATTGCCGCTACCTTTCGTGAACGCCACATGTTTAAATCTTTGAAGAGTACGTCCAAGAATCAGTTGACTTGTTCATAGCGGCATCTATCAGCCGTCGTCGGGTGCAGCCTGTTTGATCTCGTTCCTGATGTTTGGATGTGCACTTTCTGCTATTTGAAATGGTTTGACGACAACTTATCAAGTTAGTATACGCATTATTTGCTAgcacaaaacaacaaaacaacaaaaaactgcAGAGCAAACATCAATaatctattttgtttttctagattttttgccttcccacttttgtcaaaatcttcgaaaaacgacatctcgtagaattcgacaaaaatcccACGGCATAATTcaaattgaacgttgatttcgatttagttgttggttttctcgttaaaccacctgttaaaaaaacaaaacaaagtgctgCCCTTTTTAGTACTTACttactaatattttattcggaattAGCTTATAATTTTGGTTGTATTAGGTTAAGCTTTACtgaattccaagtcaaaattctaaaccgatttttttaaacaaaaaagctgggcttaattaatcaagtaaaacTAGATATCTTATCAATAGATGGCTACACTGTTTAGTGGATCGTCTgcagtagaaattcatggttCATCACAAGGCTTCcacatttggctataaatagccaaatttgctattttttaGATGCTGATGGctatttcattaattttacatgaaaattatattttttgtttgaaaaagataaaataagaAACCAAGCGGAGGTCAAGAGAGATAGCGTTGCAATGCATGAAATGTCCGCATGGTGCAGCGCTTTCGGAGGGAGCGGGCCCAAAAAAGCATTAAAAATCTGGTTCGCGAAAAGTGACGTGGGGCGCGGCTTATTGTCATGCACA belongs to Daphnia magna isolate NIES linkage group LG1, ASM2063170v1.1, whole genome shotgun sequence and includes:
- the LOC116930256 gene encoding mucin-6 isoform X3 — protein: MSLEILLEAALFVERQTQGEEPNGQPDQTLIGEDVGTKLVYSSSGSALRIDQTTSSVINNGGYSLDHPHVTSVIQRSGPSTPSSSSYAVNGSRHVAAAFYSYHQTRSRSPSPARGGGAHCNGSVNVTNGQRTASAAASPLHSHSVSNGSSAASSQRSYQSSPKMQDAEPFPQQPSGYLNSVASSSNHHSSSSSSNSSSTHPSFPRVDDLASRSHRLEEALLRASRKSPPMPPQTSLPVATAVAASSSSSSSSSSAAAAHFNAANSGRTSADELLELKKRSGAGTREVHNKLEKNRRAHLRECFEFLRKQLPAIDDKKLSNLGILKSALRHIQTLKRKEREYEHTMERLAREKIAAQQRLAALRKEVPSIPGYSNDAGSLDLTSVVPVVLHSQQVQMIQQSERDSPLTFANVQAHTIREENHYRLSGGASSSNRTRDGDQQSNSGTSTASEGADASDGEEPTADAQRRVVVRTPTTEQLLTAASQVTANGRQLPASPVPGSLKRPHVVLTNGVGAEEIGPSEADHSRPHIRYVRASTTAPSLAYATTTTMSHPAATYVTVVPTTAGGVLELTGVPIETREGAATIAGGGTALYQVRHPSAIAFATSASGHHVQLATPQVLAAHHGVQLLTHGPSLKLLTAGPTTGSVRVISASDVSTSLQPLMAVHTSSSVTGSKNSEEIAASLLNGTAVTSTSGTVFCTPSGVVIPSLVALPPTEASASSNSNSSSSSSSSLPTNYELPRVTASISTHLKNSSTIPNSSAVLSIPNGLLKATVSRSLQPVTTAGVTHVMTPIAVTRSLPLVTNMAVVGQSTKHVAHILTNSSLDKMGLLKSGSIPIIGGQYLTPATGRHLIKPVVVVAAPPSTSPTTTQVVAPRDGSTTATARPSTPQTKYPPT
- the LOC116930256 gene encoding mucin-6 isoform X2 translates to MVNESTCLKLQSMVMGVFATDDLVGRSSTMTSAPKKKWIQHYMQGEEPNGQPDQTLIGEDVGTKLVYSSSGSALRIDQTTSSVINNGGYSLDHPHVTSVIQRSGPSTPSSSSYAVNGSRHVAAAFYSYHQTRSRSPSPARGGGAHCNGSVNVTNGQRTASAAASPLHSHSVSNGSSAASSQRSYQSSPKMQDAEPFPQQPSGYLNSVASSSNHHSSSSSSNSSSTHPSFPRVDDLASRSHRLEEALLRASRKSPPMPPQTSLPVATAVAASSSSSSSSSSAAAAHFNAANSGRTSADELLELKKRSGAGTREVHNKLEKNRRAHLRECFEFLRKQLPAIDDKKLSNLGILKSALRHIQTLKRKEREYEHTMERLAREKIAAQQRLAALRKEVPSIPGYSNDAGSLDLTSVVPVVLHSQQVQMIQQSERDSPLTFANVQAHTIREENHYRLSGGASSSNRTRDGDQQSNSGTSTASEGADASDGEEPTADAQRRVVVRTPTTEQLLTAASQVTANGRQLPASPVPGSLKRPHVVLTNGVGAEEIGPSEADHSRPHIRYVRASTTAPSLAYATTTTMSHPAATYVTVVPTTAGGVLELTGVPIETREGAATIAGGGTALYQVRHPSAIAFATSASGHHVQLATPQVLAAHHGVQLLTHGPSLKLLTAGPTTGSVRVISASDVSTSLQPLMAVHTSSSVTGSKNSEEIAASLLNGTAVTSTSGTVFCTPSGVVIPSLVALPPTEASASSNSNSSSSSSSSLPTNYELPRVTASISTHLKNSSTIPNSSAVLSIPNGLLKATVSRSLQPVTTAGVTHVMTPIAVTRSLPLVTNMAVVGQSTKHVAHILTNSSLDKMGLLKSGSIPIIGGQYLTPATGRHLIKPVVVVAAPPSTSPTTTQVVAPRDGSTTATARPSTPQTKYPPT
- the LOC116930256 gene encoding mucin-6 isoform X1, which gives rise to MRQIDGRLGRGPYLFFFFFFLPSPIPFLLRLIPSVPSLVLSWLINLRSDVSALVKARLSSGTFIAFQEAFLGLSGPGEEPNGQPDQTLIGEDVGTKLVYSSSGSALRIDQTTSSVINNGGYSLDHPHVTSVIQRSGPSTPSSSSYAVNGSRHVAAAFYSYHQTRSRSPSPARGGGAHCNGSVNVTNGQRTASAAASPLHSHSVSNGSSAASSQRSYQSSPKMQDAEPFPQQPSGYLNSVASSSNHHSSSSSSNSSSTHPSFPRVDDLASRSHRLEEALLRASRKSPPMPPQTSLPVATAVAASSSSSSSSSSAAAAHFNAANSGRTSADELLELKKRSGAGTREVHNKLEKNRRAHLRECFEFLRKQLPAIDDKKLSNLGILKSALRHIQTLKRKEREYEHTMERLAREKIAAQQRLAALRKEVPSIPGYSNDAGSLDLTSVVPVVLHSQQVQMIQQSERDSPLTFANVQAHTIREENHYRLSGGASSSNRTRDGDQQSNSGTSTASEGADASDGEEPTADAQRRVVVRTPTTEQLLTAASQVTANGRQLPASPVPGSLKRPHVVLTNGVGAEEIGPSEADHSRPHIRYVRASTTAPSLAYATTTTMSHPAATYVTVVPTTAGGVLELTGVPIETREGAATIAGGGTALYQVRHPSAIAFATSASGHHVQLATPQVLAAHHGVQLLTHGPSLKLLTAGPTTGSVRVISASDVSTSLQPLMAVHTSSSVTGSKNSEEIAASLLNGTAVTSTSGTVFCTPSGVVIPSLVALPPTEASASSNSNSSSSSSSSLPTNYELPRVTASISTHLKNSSTIPNSSAVLSIPNGLLKATVSRSLQPVTTAGVTHVMTPIAVTRSLPLVTNMAVVGQSTKHVAHILTNSSLDKMGLLKSGSIPIIGGQYLTPATGRHLIKPVVVVAAPPSTSPTTTQVVAPRDGSTTATARPSTPQTKYPPT